GATGCAGGTTTTCCATGGTGTGCAGTTCGTGCGGCTGCGGAACTTGTGGGAGGAGACGTACAtcaccgccgacgaggacggGAGGTCGGTCTACCACTACGACCcaggccgccgcccctcgcaCGAGGCGATCTGGGCGGTGCAGTTGGCCGTCGCCGGGGAGCCCCCGACGCAGTACGTGCTCCTCCGCGGCGCCTACGGCCGCTACCTCGGTGCCCCGGACGCCGTCGAGCGCCCCTGGCCGCTCTCCTGCTTCTGTCCCGCCCCCGTCGTCGGCCAGCGCGACTTCGACCAGCCGGTGGTCGACGCCATCATGTGGCGGGCCGTCAGGAGGACCGGCCACGTCGTCTGCCTGCACGACAAGTCCGGCCGCTACCTGCGCGGCAAACTGATGAGTACCCTGGTTTGCGGTGGCCGCCCCAGCCTCACCGTCGGCGATGGCCGCCTCAGCGACGACGAGAAGGAGTTGCGGTGGGAGGTGCGTCCCGTCCTCCCGAGTCCAGGCAGGCCGGAGCTCCCGATCGCCACTGAGGTGAGCTCCTCcgatcctctcccctctcttctagAGATTCTACAACTTGTTTGCGTCATCGTTCTTCGTTCTGCTACAATCTGTTATGCTGATTGGGTGGGAGATCATCCGTGAATTGATCAAATTCCTTGTGCTATCTTGATTTTGTGCAGGCCGACTTGGCTGAGCTCTTCGTCAAGATATGCTtccccccgcggcggcgggagatcCAGTTCGTGGcgcccgacggcgacggcaacatCGTCTGGGATTCGTTTCAGTACCAAGGGAGGTCGGTGCAGCTCCTGAGAAACGAGCTCGAGAACCGTGTGGGCTACGCCATCACGGTGTGcgtccgcgccggccgccatgGGCGGCTCACCCCGCTGCTCATCAACCTGCCTCACAGCCGGGAGACCCTGCACATCGTCTCTCTCAGGCGCAACAGCGAAGGTAAGCAGCCTAGCTTCGATTTCGATATGTATGTTCCTGAATTTTCTGAACATAGTTTATGTTGTTCTGAATGGCATATATCTCCTTTTCTGGTCCTTTTGGTTATCTCAGCACCGTAGATTTTTCCAGTTCTCAGTGCACTGTTTGTGGAAAATGCAGTCATGTTTTTACTTGCTAAGTTAGGAGTTTTCTGAAGAACATTGTAGTAGAACAGCAGAAGTGAACATTGCAGTAGGAATTGTCTTTACTTGCTGACAAATGTGAGGAATTTTCTGTTGATGGAATGCAAGTCAGGCATCACAAGAAAATTGTATGCAATTGGTGTACTATGTTTTCTTGGGAATAGGATTTTATCTGAATATGTAGATAAGAAGAATTAGTAGTAGGCAGTAGCTAAATGGTATGTTAATATTGTGTGATCTGTCCTAGAACTATTGTTGTGGTGGGTCTGTCACCTAAAATGGATTGTCTGAAACCATTTCGAGTTCTTATTATCTGCATATATAGAATGGATGCTAATTTCACTTTGTTCTGATTATTATCATACCAGTGTTCAGTGTGAAATTCGGCATCCTAGTATTATCTTAATTTGCAGAGTTTGCTTGCAACAGCAGATGGTCTGCATATATGAAGGATGATAGTTTCAATTTGTTATGAAAATGATCGTCCAGTGCTTAGTGCGAAAGACGGGAACTCCGAGTAGTATCTAATTTGCAGAATTGCTTGCActgttttttttacttgcaaGAGTAGTACTGTTTGGGCACTGTCTAACTGCATATTTCTCTGCTATGGCTGCAGCGGATCATCGGTTGACATTCCCAGATCCGGATGCATCGTGACGTAGGAGATATAGGCATCGGAGGAGGGATTGATTCAGTGAATCCTTTCATGCTGAATTTCTGACAGGCTCAGGGAAATCGAGGGAAGATCAGTGTGTTGGTTTTAGAGGCATAGAGTAGAATTTTCAGTCGATGCCGGAAATGCAGTTTTATGTTGCTCTCAGCTGTAGAATGAcagaaaaaaactgaaattctCAGGGTGTACAATGGgtgttttttttacatggtttacgTACTTTGGAAACCCGATAAAAGTGAAACAGGTTTTTTTGACGAAAATATTGGTTTTGGTGACAATTAGTCTTCATGCCTAGTACGGATTGATGACAAGAATGTGTGCAATACTACTATGTATTACAGTTCATGCTAAACTAGGTAGAAATATGAACAtcgttctgaattctgatgagtAATGCTGTAATGGCATGCCCCTGTCCAGTGTGCTTAACGAAAATATCTAGGAACTTTGACGGTGCTAGTTTGCAGACGCTGCGTCCTATGCTGAATCTGTTAGTTCCAAAAGTTAAGAATCTGCGTCCATGGAACCTTCCTAACTCTGTAAATTCACTTCTTTGAAAACAACTGGACAGATTCTAATTTCACTCTGTAAATTCACTTCTGACAAAAATATTGATTAAGGTGACACTTAGTAATGTCAGATGTTCTGAATTCTAAAGAGTCATGACAGCAACTGAATATCTTGAAGTTTAGTAATGTCAGATGTGGAATCTAGTTAGGTAAGTAGCTGCTTTTACTTGTTACGGTGATTATCTACCCTAAACCAATTGTTAGATCAAAAAGTGAAGAACACATGACTCAGCGAGTCTAGGATAGTTCACTATTGACATGCAGACCGATAGCTTGACATTATTAAAGAGAGTATATTGCGTTTTATCTTGAGCGATTTGTATGATggtgatcaattttttttttttgaaacattgCAGCATGCAGACACAGTGtgacttcagagttcagattcTTTTGAAACTGGAGAGATTCATCTTGATTGCAGCAGCGATCTGAACAGGTTCAGAAACTCGTTTGCATGAATTTTGCAGGGTCGCCCCCAAGTTTACGTGGCCACGGTGCCCACGGGCCCACCCGTCATTGATAAGGT
The Oryza glaberrima chromosome 8, OglaRS2, whole genome shotgun sequence DNA segment above includes these coding regions:
- the LOC127781251 gene encoding uncharacterized protein LOC127781251; this encodes MQHRLASVAVSPSSPRHATPRHASPRHAEKPRSSKPLATANASPVYHPRRAAMQVFHGVQFVRLRNLWEETYITADEDGRSVYHYDPGRRPSHEAIWAVQLAVAGEPPTQYVLLRGAYGRYLGAPDAVERPWPLSCFCPAPVVGQRDFDQPVVDAIMWRAVRRTGHVVCLHDKSGRYLRGKLMSTLVCGGRPSLTVGDGRLSDDEKELRWEVRPVLPSPGRPELPIATEADLAELFVKICFPPRRREIQFVAPDGDGNIVWDSFQYQGRSVQLLRNELENRVGYAITVCVRAGRHGRLTPLLINLPHSRETLHIVSLRRNSEADHRLTFPDPDAS